A single window of Aphidius gifuensis isolate YNYX2018 linkage group LG1, ASM1490517v1, whole genome shotgun sequence DNA harbors:
- the LOC122857909 gene encoding uncharacterized protein LOC122857909 → MSKTTETNENSEILNSKPQSSKTNQESENNKKLIRSLSPDVDDSLADFKSPNIILKVPPKIINVKKKPGPRSKKKTTTTAPKESTSQPSIESQFFKQQNQFVCPLCFKTFNDAETLSSHAKTCAVKNKVSTRKLLAATELQERQAAERLHIGLPAGPVRTVKKKKPNIKNFMPEGDPDIQLAKALSISLQEMEQIEELDNAVAMVAEPDDKFIEMSSSLRRSTLQSFGFKTNKPQAELPQDKIKRRKNFGPTILETRTQETREALLTEKIAEIIVGVEQSTQARYVESNHQPTVHKKIKINSKLLKKYHKSDQKLWNYSKELLKNSEYYVNELAEYIQPLESKEQEITDINYEENNTNVAIDNFDDNRMDIDEATEAEDSHHQEIKTTKVKDNSQSNLSNIEENSSTENKLTSQKENENNDQIKSDKEKKDYNDDGDADDENDGESDSLKNNFMNNQSDKESSVVVAYDWYKMVGSTYGSDIKILLKHDKYIPAHSLVFLARCCNILNDIVDFNKPYDHWKKIIKWPTIDITAATYFLEYLYCGRIIKCCISNENNSIDQLKLLAHKYSVKKLFEYIIKKEKSSCKYHGKLKQDDKKNKTINKISDKAEIKINNNSDESADVDTKDKIAKDEYQIIDDIVWTDDFELEQNQDVQYKTPLSRLDLDKKQLTCSPDLFEDSVVYESDATSSVIHQESTKKFDESSTIINEITTPKLIDETQNVIPDESSTHEILETPLQSKSFTCRRKLSEVYPTKSKSDMTLYIEKIKRITARDINDTDTDGDTPVRPLKPPHKNPFKVKKNEDESFLLVGKKSYDDDDTLNADKSFTKKIKKSAISMIEDKLLADAGERLEKVQASNENNIDIGELSTEVESNCDDDEDEDNLEESMYTKYQKKTLSNSITNYRNDAIKFLENTAEMTTPPSESNSLKKSRNNTFNKSGIPETTINLTELSDSEPEKSQDIQHHSDIPNDHPGMEVDKVYSPDNKSFQSFQEPSKTSESLTDMHTINDVVFDSWSDALPLTQSNFKNSPDRNILTQQNSDSNSSHDTLKLNNDSDTEPNYCFTQKLSLSQEVADVFKDLSQKTNTDTNLNAHGLSQSPITLSSSSETSNLDDLDRFDEILKDLPEANKENNFSKSGNPEGGFEISNLLDSPIFSNSKNQTDESTTKLIPSTSKNITFRSSRVIKKHTSCISHTLSDNSDDEIPIASSTRCHSSLASPIVTNTSSRLLAVKSKSDGNFTKKLLHKKRESSVLKNNNLSRLTEVITPPLDYANMTSPEIYRELHKYGLKKQKRPKAIKLLTNIYDQLHPFVSDDDIPDTSTDNYNDDEPPRKKQCVQNEINCPDDNDDLSQESSSSSSSIVPEEMDLDEDDGGPSTISQGTLPIKELFVKYINKNKDVKRDILMYTPVPLEDLYRKLKAEGFNGKLNDFIDFLDSESITFQVKEAKRNDKKKTTKKKKCM, encoded by the exons atgtcaaaaacaaCAGAGACAAACGAGAATAGTgagatattaaattcaaaaccaCAATCAAG taaaacAAATCAGgaaagtgaaaataataaaaaattaattcgttCACTATCACCAGATGTAGATGACAGTCTTGCAGATTTTAAATCaccaaatataatattaaaagtacctcctaaaataataaacgttaaaaaaaagCCTGGACCTCGTAGTAAGaagaaaacaacaacaacagcaccTAAAGAAAGCACAAGTCAACCATCAATTGAATCACAATTTTTTAAGCAACAAAATCAATTTGTTTGTCCACTTTGTTTTAAGACGTTTAATGATGCTGAAACTCTATCATCACATGCTAAAACTTGTGCTGTTAAAAATAAGGTATCAACACGTAAGTTACTTGCTGCAACTGAATTACAAGAACGTCAAGCAGCTGAAAGACTTCACATAGGTTTACCAGCTGGACCAGTTCgtactgttaaaaaaaagaaaccaaatattaaaaatttcatgccTGAAGGTGATCCTGATATTCAGTTAGCCAAGGCATTATCAATATCACTACAAGAAATGGAACAAATTGAAGAACTAGACAATGCAGTTGCAATGGTTGCTGAGcctgatgataaatttattgaaatgagTAGTTCACTAAGACGAAGTACACTGCAATCATTTggatttaaaacaaataaaccacAAGCTGAATTACcacaagataaaattaaaagaagaaaaaattttggtcCAACTATACTTGAAACAAGAACTCAAGAAACAAGAGAAGCATTATTAACtgaaaaaattgctgaaaTTATTGTTGGAGTTGAACAATCAACACAAGCAAGGTATGTAGAATCAAATCATCAACCAACagtgcataaaaaaattaaaattaacagtaaattgttaaaaaaatatcacaaatcAGATCAAAAACTTTGGAATTATTCCAAGgagttgttaaaaaattctgAGTATTATGTAAATGAACTTGCTGAGTATATTCAACCGCTTGAGTCTAAAGAGCAAGAAATAACAGATATAAattatgaagaaaataatacaaacgtggcaatagataattttgatgataatagaATGGATATTGATGAAGCAACTGAAGCTGAAGATAGTCAtcatcaagaaataaaaaccaCCAAAGTAAAAGACAATAGCCAAAGTAATTTATctaatattgaagaaaatagttcaactgaaaataaattaacgtcacaaaaagaaaatgaaaataatgatcaaataaaaagtgataaagaaaaaaaagattataatgatgatggCGATGCTGATGATGAGAATGATGGTGAGTCtgatagtttaaaaaataattttatgaataatcaATCAGACAAAGAATCATCAGTTGTTGTTGCATATGATTGGTACAAAATGGTTGGCAGTACATATGGATCtgatattaaaatacttttaaaacatgataaatatattccaGCTCATTCACTTGTATTTTTGGCACGTTGttgtaatatattaaatgacaTTGTTGACTTTAACAAGCCATATGatcattggaaaaaaattattaaatggcCAACAATTGACATAACAGCAGcaacatattttttagaatatttataCTGTGGAAGAATTATTAAGTGTTGTATttccaatgaaaataattcaattgatcAACTAAAATTATTAGCACATAAATAcagtgttaaaaaattatttgaatatataataaaaaaagaaaaatctagTTGTAAATATCatggtaaattaaaacaagatgataaaaaaaataaaactataaataagATATCTGATAAagctgaaataaaaataaataataattctgatGAATCAGCTGATGTTGATACCAAAGATAAAATTGCTAAGGATGAATatcaaattattgatgatattgtttGGACAGATGATTTTGAGCTGGAACAAAATCAAGATGTACAATATAAAACACCTCTAAGTCGATTAGATTTggataaaaaacaattgactTGTTCACCAGATTTATTTGAAGACTCTGTGGTTTACGAAAGTGATGCTACATCATCAGTTATTCATCAAGaatctacaaaaaaatttgatgaatcatcaactataattaatgaaataacaaCACCTAAACTTATTGATGAAACTCAAAATGTTATACCAGATGAATCAAGTACTCATGAAATTCTTGAAACTCCATTACAATCAAAATCATTTACATGTCGTAGAAAATTATCAGAGGTTTATCCAACAAAATCTAAGAGTGATATGACtctttatattgaaaaaattaaacgaaTAACTGCAAGGGATATTAATGATACTGATACTGATGGTGACACACCTGTGAGACCATTAAAACCACCACATAAAAATccatttaaagttaaaaaaaatgaagatgaaTCATTTCTtcttgttggaaaaaaatcatatgatgatgatgatactctAAACGCTGATAAATCAttcaccaaaaaaataaaaaaatctgctATCAGTATGATTGAGGATAAGCTTCTTGCTGATGCTGGTGAACGTTTAGAAAAAGTCCAAgcatcaaatgaaaataatattgacattGGTGAATTGTCAACTGAAGTTGAATCaaattgtgatgatgatgaggatgagGATAATCTTGAAGAATCAATGtatacaaaatatcaaaaaaaaacattatcaaatAGTATTACTAATTATCGTAATGATGCAATAAAATTCTTGGAAAATACTGCCGAGATGACGACTCCACCAAGTGAATCCAacagtttgaaaaaaagtagaaataatacttttaataaaaGTGGTATACCAGAGACTACAATAAATTTGACTGAGCTATCAGATTCTGAACCTGAAAAATCTCAAGATATACAACATCATTCTGATATTCCAAATGATCATCCAGGTATGGAAGTTGATAAAGTATATTCTCcagataataaatcatttcaaAGTTTTCAAGAACCGTCAAAAACCAGTGAGTCATTGACAGATATGCATACAATTAATGACGTTGTATTTGACAGTTGGAGTGATGCTTTACCACTGACccaatcaaattttaaaaatagtccagatagaaatattttaacacaACAAAATTCAGATTCAAACTCAAGTCATGatactttaaaattaaataatgatagtgATACTGAGCctaattattgttttacaCAAAAATTAAGTTTAAGTCAAGAAGTTGCAGATGTATTTAAagatttatcacaaaaaacTAATACAGATACTAATTTAAATGCACATGGATTATCACAGAGTCCAATaacattgtcatcatcatcagaaacATCAAATCTCGATGATCTTGATCgttttgatgaaatattgaAAGATCTTCCTGAagcaaataaagaaaataattttagtaaatcAGGAAATCCTGAGGGAGGATTTGAAATTAGTAATTTATTGGATAgtccaattttttcaaattctaaAAATCAAACTGATGAAAGTACAACAAAATTGATACCAAgtacaagtaaaaatataacatttagATCATCAagagttataaaaaaacatacgtCATGTATTTCACATACTCTTAGTGATAATTCAGACGATGAAATTCCAATTGCATCATCAACGAGATGTCATTCGAGTCTTGCTTCACCAATTGTAACAAATACAAGCTCAAGATTACTAGCTGTTAAATCAAAATCTGATggcaattttacaaaaaaattgttgcataaaaaaagagagtcaagtgttttaaaaaataataatttatcaagattaACAGAGGTCATAACACCTCCTCTTGATTATGCTAATATGACATCACCAGAGATTTATCGTGAACTTCATAAATATGgtttaaaaaaacagaaacgaccgaaagcaataaaattgttgacaaatatttatgatCAACTTCATCCATTTGTGTCTGATGATGATATACCTGATACATCAAcagataattataatgatgatgagCCACCAAGAAAAAAACAGTGTGtacaaaatgaaattaattgtcctgatgataatgatgatctTTCACAAGAAAGTTCATCTTCAAGTTCATCAATTGTACCTGAAGAAATGGACCTGGATGAAGATGATGGTGGACCTTCTACCATCAGTCAAGGTACTCTTCCGattaaagaattatttgttaaatatattaacaaaaataaagatgTTAAACGTGACATACTTATGTATACTCCTGTTCCATTGGAAGATTTATACAGAAAACTTAAAGCCGAAGGATTTAATGGAAAGCTTAATGATTTTATAGATTTTCTTGACAGTGAATCAATTACATTTCAAGTTAAAGAAGCTaaaagaaatgataaaaaaaaaacgacgaaaaaaaaaaaatgtatgtga